DNA sequence from the Deinococcus humi genome:
CCTTGCGCTGCTTGTCGTTGATGCTGCCACACCGGGGACAGCTGTTCCGTGGCGTCGACGGCTGGGCGGGCGCCGCGGATGGATCGAAGGCGGGGGGTGCAGACGGGTAGGGAAAGCGTTCAAGCAGGTCTGTGGTGGTCAGCAACTCGCGCTTGATCTGCTCGCACGTTTCCGAGAAGAGGTCCGGATGCCAGGTGTGCTGCAGCACCATGGGTCCTTCGGTGCTGCCGCATTGGCCACAGGACGCCTCAATCAGGAGCGCGCGACGTTTCTTCCAATCCGCCTTCTGCCACGGCGCACTGCCGTGAATCCGGTCCAACACCGCGTCCCAGGTGATGTGATCGGCCAGCACGGCTGTACGCAGTTCCGCGATGTAGTCGAAGCTACCCATGGGCCACTATCGCCTCCTCTCTCTGGGTGGCGGTGTGAGAGAGAGTCATGGTTGGTGCTCCGGGCACGGCTCGACGAACTCCACATCCAGCCAGTACTGTGCTGCGTACCAGTCCAATGGGCTCAAACCTGCCGCCCAGGCCGCCCACACCTCTGCTCTGACCTCTTCGTGGCAGCCCAGGTAGTCCGCAAGGACGGTGCGCTCCTCGGCGCTGGCCATATCGTCCGACTGACCATGATCGGCCTCATACATGCGGGCGAGCTGATCGGCGATCCCAATGGGCGTGAGGTCCGCGGGATGTATATGGGCAGTGTCCCCAGGCCTGGATAGGACAGCGGTCAGCTCCAGGTCTTCCAGCAGGAGACCCAACTGCTCTGCGTTGGCTCTGGCGTGCGCATCATTCTGCATGTTGCGGGGCATCATGACAGGTCAGTGGCGTTCCCGAACACGAAAATGCCTCTCCCCCAGGCCAAAGCACAGGAAGGTGGGGGCATTTCTATTTAAGCCTGCGCCGATGGGGCCGGATTCACGGATCCGAGTCTCCTTCGGCCCCGCTGTCATTCAGACTGTCGCTGGGTACGGCGTCGCTCCGTTGTTCTGTAACCAAGCTCCATCTCCACATCGCCGCCCTGTACGTCGATCAGAACGATGTCGCCCTCCTGCACCTCCGCGGGCAGACTCGTCAGGCGCCAGGCCGCGGCGGTGCCATCTGACAGCATGACGTGGGCGAGGTGGCCTTCGATGCGCTCAATGACGACGTAGCTGACCCCCAGCTC
Encoded proteins:
- a CDS encoding DUF3006 family protein, whose amino-acid sequence is MARRRKELGVSYVVIERIEGHLAHVMLSDGTAAAWRLTSLPAEVQEGDIVLIDVQGGDVEMELGYRTTERRRTQRQSE